The Methyloceanibacter sp. wino2 nucleotide sequence CGGTATAGGACAGCGCACCGTCACCGCTGATGGTGATGGCATAGGAGATGATCGTGCTGACGCTGAAGGGATCGGCCGTGACGACTTGTACGTTGTCGATGTCGATGAGGTTCTGCGGGTCCGAGCTCGTGCCCTGGCAGACATACGTCGTTGTCGATCCTTGCTGATCGCAGATCTGGTCGGCATGTGCGCGTCGACCGTATCCCGTGATCGTCGCTGCCAACATCGTCGTGGAGAGCAAGAGCTGCCGCCTCAGGGCACCTTGCCGCATGATGTCCCCCAAACGAGCCTTGAACCCGGGCGCACCCTGCCCGGTGAGATCGTCAAGCTCTCAGGGTACGACCCTCACAGATTCGTGGGCGAACCGGCAAGTTGCAAGAGTGGCAATAAGCGCGGCGAAACCTGTTCAAACTAGTTGAACAGCCAGGTCAAACGGCCCTTGACGGCGTTGTCGGAAATGTCGTCCGCATACTGGCCCGAGTAGGATACACCGGCGGAGAGCTGGTCGCTGATCGCGAAGTCGAGGCCCGCATCCAGGAGCGCTGAGTTTTCAGCCAGCGGCACGCCGGTCACGTCGAAGCCCCTGCCCGTCGTAGCGAACGCGAGCGAGGCACCCGGCGTGACGTCGTTGAAGGCATGCAGCCAGGCCACTTCCGTATGCGGGGTCACTTCCATATCGCCCCACATCACGGTCTTCGCGGCGCGAATACCCAGCGTCGTGTAGCCCACGTCTTGAGAGAAATTCGTGCCGTGCAAGGACGCTTCCGCCCCGCCCTTCTCGGTGAAGCCGCCACTCTCGACGGACACATAGGCGAGACCTGCAAAGGGCTCGAGATCGACGCCGTTCATTTGCGTCGGGTAGGCAACCTCGCCGAAGAGCTGGCCCGTGTCCGCGTCGTAACTTGCGTTCTGGCGTTCGTAGAAGCCCGGGAAGACCACTGCGCGGGATGTCTCGACTTCGCTCCAGGCCCACAGGCCGCCGCCGCGTAGCGCGAAGTCACCGGCCATGCCGCCGGCATAGCCGCCGAGATAGTAGCTCTGCACGTTGGCGGTGCTGTAACGCTGGTCCACGCTCACATCGGAGAAAGACGCACCCGTCGCCACACCGACGCGCCAAGTGTCGTCGATGTTCGCATCCATGCCGGAGATGAAGCCGCCGAGATTGCGATCTGCCGAGGCTGCGTTCTTGTTGCCACCGAAGTCACCCCAGGCGCCGAAGCCTTGGGTCCAGAACGCCAGTGGCTGCGGCTGGTCGACAAGCGTCTTGCCGTCGTAATAGCCCGTCCCGCCGAGCATCATGTCTTGGTTGCCGTAACTGGCGACGAGCGGCCCGCTGGAGCCGAGCGCCCCGCCGCGGTGGTTCGCCTGCATCAAGCGGCCCATGACGGCGTCGCGCGCATAGCGGCTGTCGTCCACCAGCGTGCCCGCGACCGTCGCGTGGATCTCGCCCGACAGCGCATTGAAGGCTTCGCGCGCGCCCTCCTCGGTCTGAGTCAGGACGGAGTAGAAGAGCGCATTGTCGGCCGGAAACGCATCGAGCGCCTCCGCCACGTTGCATTGGTTCTTGGTCTCGGCCACCGAGCAAAAGCTGAGATAGCTGACGCCGCCCGTGCCGCTTCCGCCGGCGCCACTGCCGCTGCCCGTGGTCGGGACGACCGTCCGCAGGAGGGTCAGGACCACGTCGTTGCCGTCGCCGCCGTCATAGACGACGCTCGGGGTCAGGAACGCATAATTGGTTTCGAGCCGGGCGAACCTGCCGTTGACGGCGTCGGACCCGTCATTCTCGATGATCGTGTAGTTGGTGCGCGTCTTGTAGCTGCCCTTCTGGGCCAGCACCCGCAACGTCGCGCCGGTGAGGTTCACGGAGCCGTTGACGATGGCCGTGTCGTTTCGACCATCCGCGTTTACTTCGACTTCGAACACGGAACCGCTGCGGAGGGTCAAGTCGCCGTTGATCGTCATGGTCCCGATCGAGTTGCCGAGAGAGATCGTGCCGCCATTCGAAATCACCTCGCCGAACGTGCCGGTGCCCTTCAGTGTGCCGCCGTTGAGGGTGAAAGTGTATGGCGTGGTGCCGTCGAAGCTCCACGTGCCGCTGTCGATCTGAAAAATCTCGAATTCCTGGAACTGCTTCGTCCGGTCGCCTGTGTCGATGTCGTCGAGATCGAATGTGCCGTGTCCTCCGCCGGCGAACGCCAGCGTGTCTATGCCGGGACCCGCCAGGACCTTGCCGGTTACGGCGGCGGTCGGATGCAGCTCCATCCGGTCGTTGAACGCGTTGACCTCGCTCCGATCGAACTTCGCCGCGCCGCCGGCACCGCCGTTCAGCGTGCCGCTGACGACAAGGTTCGTCCGGCCGCCCGAGGTCTCGATCGCGAAGTCGTCGGCGTTCGTACCGGAGCTCGAGACGATGCTGCCGTTGCCAATGTCGACATTGATCGCGCCGCCGCCGCCATGGCCCAGATAGACGCCGTCCGTCGTGCCGGAGATATTTCCCGTCGTGTTCAGGGTGATCGCCTCCGAGCCGCTGCTGGTGGCGTAGAGACCTTCGCCGCCCAAACCCTCCACGGCGCCCGCGATATCCAAGGTCAACGCGCCGGCCCCTTCGTGAACGGTCCGCAGGCCGGTCGTTGCGCCGCGAACGCTCGCCCCGCTTTGCGTTGAGATCATCGACGTTGCGCCGCTGTTCGTGGCGGAGATGCCCTCGGCGGCGGTGCCCTCGATGTTGCCGGCGATATCGAGGTTCAGCGTGCCGCTGCCACCATTGTCCGCAGCTATACCAGTTTGTCCGCTCACGGTGGTTCCCGCGGCGGTCGAAACCGAAAGATCCGTGCCGGCCGTGTTCAACGCCTGAATGCCGGATCCGCTGGTCCCGGTGACGTCGCCCTGCGTGTCGATCGTCAAGGTGCCGGTCCCGTAATTCGTCGCGGCGATGCCTGTGCGCGCGCCTGTAACCGTATCCGTGGTGGTAACCGAAAGATCCGTGCCGTAGGTCTTGGCGGTGATGCCGTTGGAACTCGTGCCGGTGACCGTTCCGCCCGCATCGATCGACAGGGAACCTGCCCCCTCGCCGGCGGCATCGATGCCGGTCTCACCGCTGACGGAGCTGATCGTTTGCACGGTGAGCGGGCCCCTGCCGTGATTGACGGCGCTGATGCCTATCTGGCTGGCGGTCACGGCGCCTTTGGTAATAACGGTCAGGCTGTTCGAGTTTGCGTTCTCGTTGACCACCTCGATCCCGTGAGCGCTGAGCCCATCGACCGTGCCGCCGGTCTCGATCGTCGTCGATCCAAGACCGAAATTGCTGGCCTTGATGCCTGTGATGGCGCCCGAGATGGCGTCCTCTGTCGTGATCGAAAGGTCGGTGCCGAAATTCGTCGCCGAAATGCCGTTGTACAGCGTGCCCGTGACGGGTCCGCGCGCGTCCACCGCGAGTGAACCGGCGCCGCGATTCACGGCCTCGATGCCGGTCTCGCCGGTGACGCCGGCGCTTGTGTCGATACTCAGAAGGCCGGTTCCGTAGTTGGTGGCGCTGATGCCGGTGCGCTTGGCCACCACCGTCTCTGTAGTGAGGATCGAGAGACCCCCGCCATTGGCATTCCTGTTGAGCGCGGTGATCGCGTTTCCGTTCGTGCCTTCGACTGCACCGAGGGCGTCGATACTCAGCGAGCCCGTTCCGTAGTTTGTCGCGTCGATGCCGATTGCACCGCTGAGCGTTCCGTTCGTGCTGACGTCAACGCCGCCCGGCGTCGAGCCGTCGTTGCCGGTGGAGGACACGGACAGTGCCGTCTCCAGCACTGAAGCAAGGGAGGAAGCATTCGCGTCCGTATAGGTGATTTGGCCCTTGCCCGAGATCGAAAGCGCGGCCTGGTCGGTCGCGGAGACGCTGAAGCCAGGGAGCGTGACGACTGTCGCATTGTCGGTGTCGATGGCCTGCTCCGCGCTGCCGCCGGAACATTCGAAGTTGGGGGCTGTGCCTGTGCAATCGGCATAGGCATGCTGGCTGCCGCCCGCGACCGCGGCCACGAGCAATGACAGCAGCACGGGCACCCGTGCTGACAGCTTGGACATAGTTTCCCCCTAGACCCCAAGCCGGCGCTGCTCCCTATGCAGTTGCCGGACATCCGCTCCTGGGACGATACGGACGGGTGCAGACAAGACGAGCCCAACTTGCATACAAGTTGAATGGTTTGCGCCGAAGCGTGCCACCGTGAGACAGAACGGGTCTGCAAGGCGCTTTCGGGGTCCGAAGTCCTAACGACCGGTTACCGGGCCGGCTCGCTCCGTCGCTCGCGCACTGACGCCGATCGCGCGTTGTCATTCACGGCCGGGCGCTCTACTACGTTTGCGCGGATGCGCCGCGACTTTATCGGGCGCCCACGCAACACGGTTTGGCCGCGGAAGTTCCGGAGAGGATGAACATGACCGATCGCGACGAGCAGCCAAGCGCTCAGGCCACTGCCGGAGCCGGGCAGGACGCCGCGACGGAAGAGCCGAAAGCGCCGGAGCAGCCGCAGGTCAAATATTCGATGTCGCCGGGTTTTTCGGGGTTTCTCGGCAACAGCGGGATCGGGCTCGGGATCTCGTCCTATCAGTCGGGCAAGTTCTACCTGCTCGGCCAGAACACCGATGGCGGACTCCTCGTCGACGAACGGTTCTTCCGCAAGGCCATGGGTATCGCCGTCCCCGACAAGGACACGATCCTGCTTGCGACGCTGTTTCAGATCATCCGCTTCAAGAACGTTCTGGGACCCCAGCAGCAGATCAACAATCTGTATGACGCCTGTTATGTCCCGCGCGAACTGTTCGTAACAGGCGAGATCGACGCCCATGATGTCGGCCTGCTCAAGGACGGACGGATCGTGTTCGTCAACACACTCTTCAATTGTCTGGCGACGCCGTCGTCGCGTCACAGCTTCACGCCGCTCTGGAAGCCGCCGTTCATTTCGAAGATCGTGAAGGAAGACCGTTGCCATCTGAACGGCCTCGCCATGGAGGACGGCGTCCCCCGCTACGTCACGGCGGTCAGCAAGTCCGACACGATCGACGGCTGGCGCGACCGGCGCTATGACGGCGGCATCATCATCGACGTCGCCACGGGCGAGATCGTCGTCGGCGGGCTTTCGATGCCGCACTCCCCGCGCATGTACAACGGCAGGCTCTATGTTCTGAACTCGGGCACCGGCGAGCTATGCTGGGTGGAGACCGCGGACAAGGCCGCCGACGCGAGACTTCACGTGGTCGCATTCTGCCCGGGCTTCGTGCGGGGCCTCGGCTTCCACGGCAAATACGCCTTCGTCGGCCTCTCCAAACCGCGCTACGAGCGATTTGAGGGCCTAGCGCTGGACAAGAAGCTCGCCGAAACGGACTCCGAACCATGGTGCGGCGTGCAGGTCATCGACCTGGAAACAGGCGCCGTCGTGCACTGGTTCCGTATCGATGGCGCCATCGGCGAGCTCTACGATGTCGCCGTGGTGGAAGGCGTCTTCCGGCCCATGTCACTGGGTTTCGCGTCCAATGAGATCCTGGCGCTCGTCACCCACGACGACCTCGACGAGGCGGCTTCGTTCTGACCGGCTTTGTTGCGAGCAGCCACGCGCCGCGTTCTACGAAGTTGCCGTCTCCGGAACCTTCGGCTCGCCCTCGGCGTCCGGCTCAGCGAGCGCGGCGTCAACAACCTCGCGATAGCCGTGGGCGTCGATGAAGGGCTTCAGCCGATCCGCGATGCGCTTCGTGAGGTCCTTCGGCATCTTGTAGCTTGAGACTTTATGGTCCGAGCGGTCGGCGAGAAACGTGCGCATCGGACCTTCCGCCTCATCGAAGCTCTCTAGACGGAGCTTTTCGTAGATGTCCCGCATCGAATCGATCGGGTTCTTCACGAGATCCTCGTAGCGAATTTCGTAGAGGTTCTCCTTGGGGATCAGATGCTTGTCGCGCTCATAGACGGTTGTGACACGCTCCATGAGGTCCAAGACGTAGTCGTCGAGCCATTCGTCGCACTGAGGCGGGTTGTGCAGGCCTTGCGCCGAATAGAGTGCGCGCCACAGCTTGACAGTGGACGGAAACACTTTCAGCGGACTGCGCGAGATGTGCACCCAGCGCGCGTCCGGGAAAAGCTTCGTCAGCAGCTTGATCCGCGCGGTGTTCGGAGGCGTCTTCATCACGAGCGTCTTGCCATGCTTCACCATCAGACGCCGGTAGAACCACATATACGCGTCCGCCCAGCGCTGGACCTCCGCCTCGGGCACGCCGTCGAAGTCGATGAAGTCGGTGTCCTGGGGGCCGAGCCGCGGCCATGCCATCGTGATCAAGGGCGAGCCCTGCCCCAGCATCAGCATGGCGAACTCTTCCTCCTGGGGCCGGTCGAAGCCTACCGGCACGTCGTCCTGCGGCCGGCGCTTGGGCAGGAGGCCCTTGGCCAGGTGATCGAGCGTGCCTTCCGTCAGCAGGAAGTGGTGCGGAACGAAGCACTCATAGGTCGTCGGAAAGGCCAGGTTCGGATCTTCCGAGAAGAGGTCGTGCATCAGCGTGGTGCCGCTGCGCCAATGGCCGACGACGAAGATCGGCGGCGTGTCGAGCTTGAGGCTCTCGGCCTTCTTCTTGTAGATCGCCTCGGAGATCCAGGTGAGCGGTGTGTTCCACGGCACGAACAGGAAGAGCGCCAGCGTGTCGGGAATGCAATTCAGCGTGAAGGAGAAGCGGCCGCGCCAGAACAGCCGCATCAGCGTCATGAAGCGCATGCCGAACCACATATAAAGCAACCGGCCGCCATAGCGCTCGACGGTCAGCCCCATCTTTTTCTTCTTATGCCGTTTGCGGCGCTTGTTGTCGTCGCCGTCCTCGTCGGACGGCATGACCTCGTAGTCTGGCACGCTTGTCGTCTCCTAAAGGGATGGTTAGGGGGCGTCCTAGACGCGATTTCCGCCCAAGGGAACCCCCCTTGGGGCCGCAGAGCCCGGAGGACGGAGCCGCCGGACTAGTCCTCAAGCGCGGATTTCACGGTCGCCGCCAGCGTTTTGAGATCGAAGGGCTTCTGCAGGAACCCGAACTCTTCATTTTCGTCGAGATTGCGCTTGAACGCATCCTCCGCATACCCCGACATGAAGATGATCTTGATGTCCGGGTCTCTCTGGCGGATCTCCTTCAGGAGCGTCGGGCCGTCCATTTCCGGCATCACCACGTCGCTCACCACGAGGTCTACCTTGCCTTCGTGCTCCTCGAAGACTTCCAGCGCCTCGGCACCGGTCGAAGCCTCCAGCACTTCGTAGCCGCGGGTGCCGAGGGCCCGGGCCGCGAAGCTGCGCACCGCATCCTCGTCCTCGACGAGCAGCAGCGTACCGCGGCCGGTTAGATCCTTGGGCTTCTCGGGCTTGCGCTCCAGCTTGACCGGCTCCTGGTCGACCTCGGCGGCGCCTTCCACGTGGCGCGGCAGGTAGACGCGCATGGCCGTGCCCTTCCCGACCTCGCTGTCGACATACACGTAGCCGCCGGTCTGCTTGATGATGCCGTAGACGGTAGAAAGTCCGAGCCCGGTGCCGCGGCCGATCTCTTTGGTCGAGAAGAACGGCTCGAAGATCTTCTGCTTGACCTCCTCGCTCATGCCGGTGCCGGTGTCCCGGACCTCGATCATCACGTACTCGCCGGGCGGCATATGGCTGCCGCCGGACTCGCGGGACTGGGCTTCGTCCACATTCGCAGTCCGGATCGCCAGCTTGCCGCCGTCGGGCATGGCATCGCGCGCGTTCACCGCAAGATTGATGATGACTTGCTCGAACTGATGCAGATCCGCCTTGACCGGCCAGAGGTCGCCAGCCGTATCCAGGCTGAGTTCGACGTTCTCGCCCAAGAGACGGTCGAGCAGAATGGAAAGGTCCGACAGCACATCGCCCAGCTGCAGCACTTGCGGACGCAGCGTCTGCTGCCGCGAGAAGGCGAGCAATTGACGAACGAGACCGGCGGCCCGGTTCGCGTTCTGCTTGATGTTCATGATGTCCTGAAAGGCCGGGTCGGTCGGCCGGTGGTTCAGGAGCAGGAAGTCGGAAAAGCCGATGATCGCCGTCAGCATGTTGTTGAAGTCATGCGCGATACCGCCGGCGAGCTGCCCCACCGCCTGCATCTTCTGGCTCTGCGCGAATTGCGCTTCGAGCGCGCGCTGCTCGGTCGTGTCCAGCGCGTAAGCGATCACTGCTTCGCTCTTGTCGTCCTTGTCGGAGATGGCACTGAGGTAGATGCGGCCGCTGCGAGGCTCGGGGCCGGCAAACGTCACGTCGATCGCATCGATCAGGCCCTGGCCCGCAATGGCGGCCTCCAGTGCCGTGTGCAACGCCTGCCGGTTCGCGCCGTCGACAAGATCCTCGAGCTTCGTCTTGCCGGGATCGGCGTCCGCGTCAGTGCCGAACAGCCGCGAGAAAGCCGCGTTGGTTCCGCTGACGGCGCCCTCCGCATCCACCGTGGCAATGGCGAAGGGCGAGGACTGGAACATGCGGGTGAAGCGCAGCTCGGCGGAGCCGGCTTCCTGGGCCTCCCCGGGTCCCCTGCTCAGAATGAGGATATGGGCGAACTGATTGCCCCGCGGCAGACGGTGCAGCACCCGAACCGGCATCGTGGTGCCGTCGGTGCGGAGAAGGTCAATGTCGAAGCGCCGGACGCCGCTCTGTGCGGTGCCTTGCGCATCGCCACGGCCCGCGCCGGCCAGGAGCGCGGCGTTGTCCTGAGACATGATGTCGGAGAGCTTCGGCGGCGCGGCGGCTATGT carries:
- a CDS encoding sulfotransferase, with the translated sequence MPDYEVMPSDEDGDDNKRRKRHKKKKMGLTVERYGGRLLYMWFGMRFMTLMRLFWRGRFSFTLNCIPDTLALFLFVPWNTPLTWISEAIYKKKAESLKLDTPPIFVVGHWRSGTTLMHDLFSEDPNLAFPTTYECFVPHHFLLTEGTLDHLAKGLLPKRRPQDDVPVGFDRPQEEEFAMLMLGQGSPLITMAWPRLGPQDTDFIDFDGVPEAEVQRWADAYMWFYRRLMVKHGKTLVMKTPPNTARIKLLTKLFPDARWVHISRSPLKVFPSTVKLWRALYSAQGLHNPPQCDEWLDDYVLDLMERVTTVYERDKHLIPKENLYEIRYEDLVKNPIDSMRDIYEKLRLESFDEAEGPMRTFLADRSDHKVSSYKMPKDLTKRIADRLKPFIDAHGYREVVDAALAEPDAEGEPKVPETATS
- the cckA gene encoding cell cycle histidine kinase CckA codes for the protein MSDIDAPMRYAEPMTDRTSRDGSITLVVLLALALAVAAVGLAMLSREVAEPFVLAILAALAVVGVFCLFAGAVGILHFGQRHERNDLTKDFVDNLPHGALIGDASGRVFYANQAYRELLGLDAEAPVPAPDRAFGGNPYLAEPIFRLARAAQQGRARKEEFRLPPPGEVEDESAVEPRWFRISVQPMPPEAGSGRKGQLTVWQVDEVTQDRVREESSFAKVQAAIDYLDNAPAGFFTADSDGRIEYLNATLAQWLKLDLTDIAAAPPKLSDIMSQDNAALLAGAGRGDAQGTAQSGVRRFDIDLLRTDGTTMPVRVLHRLPRGNQFAHILILSRGPGEAQEAGSAELRFTRMFQSSPFAIATVDAEGAVSGTNAAFSRLFGTDADADPGKTKLEDLVDGANRQALHTALEAAIAGQGLIDAIDVTFAGPEPRSGRIYLSAISDKDDKSEAVIAYALDTTEQRALEAQFAQSQKMQAVGQLAGGIAHDFNNMLTAIIGFSDFLLLNHRPTDPAFQDIMNIKQNANRAAGLVRQLLAFSRQQTLRPQVLQLGDVLSDLSILLDRLLGENVELSLDTAGDLWPVKADLHQFEQVIINLAVNARDAMPDGGKLAIRTANVDEAQSRESGGSHMPPGEYVMIEVRDTGTGMSEEVKQKIFEPFFSTKEIGRGTGLGLSTVYGIIKQTGGYVYVDSEVGKGTAMRVYLPRHVEGAAEVDQEPVKLERKPEKPKDLTGRGTLLLVEDEDAVRSFAARALGTRGYEVLEASTGAEALEVFEEHEGKVDLVVSDVVMPEMDGPTLLKEIRQRDPDIKIIFMSGYAEDAFKRNLDENEEFGFLQKPFDLKTLAATVKSALED
- a CDS encoding autotransporter domain-containing protein, with product MSKLSARVPVLLSLLVAAVAGGSQHAYADCTGTAPNFECSGGSAEQAIDTDNATVVTLPGFSVSATDQAALSISGKGQITYTDANASSLASVLETALSVSSTGNDGSTPGGVDVSTNGTLSGAIGIDATNYGTGSLSIDALGAVEGTNGNAITALNRNANGGGLSILTTETVVAKRTGISATNYGTGLLSIDTSAGVTGETGIEAVNRGAGSLAVDARGPVTGTLYNGISATNFGTDLSITTEDAISGAITGIKASNFGLGSTTIETGGTVDGLSAHGIEVVNENANSNSLTVITKGAVTASQIGISAVNHGRGPLTVQTISSVSGETGIDAAGEGAGSLSIDAGGTVTGTSSNGITAKTYGTDLSVTTTDTVTGARTGIAATNYGTGTLTIDTQGDVTGTSGSGIQALNTAGTDLSVSTAAGTTVSGQTGIAADNGGSGTLNLDIAGNIEGTAAEGISATNSGATSMISTQSGASVRGATTGLRTVHEGAGALTLDIAGAVEGLGGEGLYATSSGSEAITLNTTGNISGTTDGVYLGHGGGGAINVDIGNGSIVSSSGTNADDFAIETSGGRTNLVVSGTLNGGAGGAAKFDRSEVNAFNDRMELHPTAAVTGKVLAGPGIDTLAFAGGGHGTFDLDDIDTGDRTKQFQEFEIFQIDSGTWSFDGTTPYTFTLNGGTLKGTGTFGEVISNGGTISLGNSIGTMTINGDLTLRSGSVFEVEVNADGRNDTAIVNGSVNLTGATLRVLAQKGSYKTRTNYTIIENDGSDAVNGRFARLETNYAFLTPSVVYDGGDGNDVVLTLLRTVVPTTGSGSGAGGSGTGGVSYLSFCSVAETKNQCNVAEALDAFPADNALFYSVLTQTEEGAREAFNALSGEIHATVAGTLVDDSRYARDAVMGRLMQANHRGGALGSSGPLVASYGNQDMMLGGTGYYDGKTLVDQPQPLAFWTQGFGAWGDFGGNKNAASADRNLGGFISGMDANIDDTWRVGVATGASFSDVSVDQRYSTANVQSYYLGGYAGGMAGDFALRGGGLWAWSEVETSRAVVFPGFYERQNASYDADTGQLFGEVAYPTQMNGVDLEPFAGLAYVSVESGGFTEKGGAEASLHGTNFSQDVGYTTLGIRAAKTVMWGDMEVTPHTEVAWLHAFNDVTPGASLAFATTGRGFDVTGVPLAENSALLDAGLDFAISDQLSAGVSYSGQYADDISDNAVKGRLTWLFN
- a CDS encoding TIGR03032 family protein; amino-acid sequence: MTDRDEQPSAQATAGAGQDAATEEPKAPEQPQVKYSMSPGFSGFLGNSGIGLGISSYQSGKFYLLGQNTDGGLLVDERFFRKAMGIAVPDKDTILLATLFQIIRFKNVLGPQQQINNLYDACYVPRELFVTGEIDAHDVGLLKDGRIVFVNTLFNCLATPSSRHSFTPLWKPPFISKIVKEDRCHLNGLAMEDGVPRYVTAVSKSDTIDGWRDRRYDGGIIIDVATGEIVVGGLSMPHSPRMYNGRLYVLNSGTGELCWVETADKAADARLHVVAFCPGFVRGLGFHGKYAFVGLSKPRYERFEGLALDKKLAETDSEPWCGVQVIDLETGAVVHWFRIDGAIGELYDVAVVEGVFRPMSLGFASNEILALVTHDDLDEAASF